Within the Rhizobium favelukesii genome, the region TTGGGCGACCTCGACGCTGGTTCCCGGCAACGTGCTTCGCGTCGTCATCGGCGTCGTCACCGTCCTCTTTTGCCTTCGCTATTTCTGGAACACCGTCGGCCCCGGCGCCGGGAAGCACACGCCGCCCCGCGGCCAGCGGCCGCTGCTTGCGAAGATCTGGGGAAGCCTGTCCGGCTATGGCAGCTTCGTAGCACACGCCGGCGGAGCGCCCTTCCAGATCTATGCCCTGCCACTGCAGATGCCGCCGCGCGAATATACCGGCACCAGTGTTCGCTTCTTCGCAATTCTCAATGCCGTCAAGCTCGTCCCCTACTTCGCGCTCGGTCAGCTCGACACCCAGAACCTCGCCGCCTCGGCCACGCTGCTTCCGTTTGCACCGCTTGCGACCATTGCCGGCGCCTGGTGCGTCCGCCGCATGAAGCCCGCGATCTTTTATCCTTTCATGTATGCCATGGCCCTGATTGCCGCCGCGCTCATCGCGAAGGAAGGCTTGGGTTTCTGACAATTTTGGGTTTCGCTGCGGCGCACAATTTCCTTGCCCGATTGCGCCGTTTGACGTAGCTTTTCGCCATGTCGAACACGGATCCCTTCACGGCGATAGCTGATCCCCACCGGCGCTTCCTGCTGGAAGAACTTCGACGCGCGCCGAAGACCGTAAATGAGCTTGCCGAGGGGCTTCCCATCAGCCGCCCCGCCGTCTCCCAGCACCTCAAGGCGCTGCTAGATTGCAATCTGGTTTCGGTCACCGCAGAGGGCACGCGACGCATCTACGCCGTCAACAATCGCGGCTTCGACCGACTCAATCTCTGGCTCGATCAGTTCTGGGCTTAGCCCGACCACTCAAATGAGAGACGCCGGCTCGCGACTTTCCGTCGGAACCGGCGCCATAATCGCCTGTCGAGCACGACCTTACCTAAGCTTTTGGTGGAATTGGACTTTTGCCCTCCTAGCCTAGGGCCGCGCTCGGAAATTTACTGCATCCTACTCAATGGAAGGATGATTTAAGGCGCTCAATCTCGTCCTTGATCCGCAATTTTCTGCGTTTGCACTCAGCGACTTCATTATCGTTTCGGGAGGGGGATATCATAAGCGAATGCAACTCCTCCTCGAGAGCAACATGCTTTTTCTGGAGTGACTCAAGATGAGCTTGAACAGTCATTTGACCCTTCCTTCCTCTTACCTCTCCCCGGCCAACACCGCCGGAGATCCAAGGCGTCAACCTTTCGACTGTGACACATTTTTGAAGCCTTGTCGAAGGTGAAAACAAGGAGAACAAGTGGCAAAATCATGACGAACAGCCGCTAGCCGTTACCTCTAATTGGTGATAGGAGCTTGCGGAAATCATCGGCAGAACGGACGATGTCCGAAGGCGGTTATGGGGAATGCATATGGCCGATCAGGAACAGGCGGAAATCAGGCTCATGGTCGCAAGACTGCGCCAGGAGCACGAGGATTACGATGCCGCCATCAATGCCATGATTGCCACCGGATGTGACGCATTGCGCATCCAGCGCATGAAGAAGAAGAAACTGGTCATCAAGGACAAGCTGACAAAGCTGGAAGACCAGATCATCCCTGACATCATCGCCTGAAGGGAATGCCGTGACGATGACAGACAGACCATCCGTGGCCATCATCATGGGAAGCCAGTCCGATTGGGAGACCATGAAGAGTGCCGCCGATACGCTGGAGGCGCTCGAAATTCCCTATGACGCGCGCATCATATCGGCCCACCGCACGCCGGACCGCCTGGTGAATTTCGCCAAGACCGCCCGCGATGAAGGCTTCAAGGTGATCATTGCCGGCGCCGGCGGCGCGGCTCATCTGCCGGGTATGGCCGCAGCCATGACGCCGCTTCCCGTTTTCGGCGTCCCGGTGCAATCCAAGGCGCTGTCCGGTCAGGACAGTCTTCTTTCCATCGTCCAGATGCCGGGCGGCATCCCGGTCGGCACGCTTGCCATCGGCAAAGCTGGCGCGATCAACGCCGCCCTTCTGGCAGCGGCAGTCCTGGCATTGTCGGACGAGGACATTGCCGAGCGGCTCGACGACTGGCGCGAGCGCCAGAGCGCGGCTGTTGCTGAATATCCGATGGACGACCTATGACTGTAAGAACCATTGGCATCATCGGTGGCGGTCAACTTGGCCGCATGCTTGCCATGGCCGCAGCCCGGCTCAATTTTCGCACCGTCGTTCTGGAACCACACGCCGACTGTCCGGCGGCGCAGGTCGCCAACGAGCAGATCGCAGCGGCTTATGACGATCCTGCAGCGCTCGCAGAATTGGCGAAGGCTTGCGACGTCGTCACATACGAGTTCGAGAACGTCCCGGTCGCCGCCGCCGAGGCCCTCGCAAGCCAGGTCCCCGTCTATCCGCCGCCCAAGGCGTTGGAGGCTGCGCAGGATCGGCTTGTCGAAAAGCGCTTCATCAACGGATGCGGTATTCCAACGGCCGGCTTCCACGCCGTCGACAGTCAAGCCGATCTCGATGCGGCGCTGACAAACTTCGGCGGTCGCGGCGTCCTCAAGACCCGCCGCCTTGGCTATGACGGCAAGGGGCAGAGAGTGTTCCGCTCCACCGACGATACGCCTCACGGCGCCTTTGCGGCGCTCGGCGGCGTACCGCTCATTCTCGAGAGCTTCGTTTCCTTCGAGCGCGAGATCTCGATCATCGCAGCGCGCGCAACCGACGGAACGGTCGCCTGCTACGATCCTGCCGAAAACGTTCACCGCGATGGCATCCTGCACACGTCAACGGTGCCCGCGTCCATCTCGGCGGAAACTGCAGCCGCTGCCTGCGGTGCGGCCGAGAAGATCCTGACTGCGCTCGGCTATGTCGGTGTCATCGGCATCGAATTCTTCGTACTCGCCGACGGCAGCCTGATCGCCAACGAAATGGCGCCGCGTGTCCACAACTCCGGTCACTGGACGGAAGCCGCCTGCCTCGTCTCCCAATTCGAGCAACATATCCGCGCGGTTGCCGGCCTGCCGCTCGGCAATGCCGACCGTCACTTAGACTGCGTGATGCAGAACCTGATCGGCGACGATATTCTGGCGCTCCCGGACTGGCTACGACGACCGGACACGCTGGTTCACCTCTATGGCAAGACGGAATCCCGTCCCGGCCGCAAGATGGGGCACGTTACCACGTTGACCACAAAATTGCCGGTTTTCCCCTGACAAAAGCCGTTTCGGCCATGGGAAAATCACCCTCATGTGGTTGACACAGGAAAGTCGCCGGGTTATCTGCACGCCCAACCTGAAGAGCGCGCCCTGAGCGCGCTTTTGAATGTAATAGATACGGGCGAATGTGAATTCCCCCTCAAACATCGCGGATCAAAACAATGAAGATCAAGAATTCGCTCAAGTCGCTCAAGGCTCGTCATCGTGACAACCGCCTGGTTCGCCGCAAGGGCCGCATCTACATCATCAACAAGCTGAACCCACGCTTCAAGGCTCGCCAGGGCTGATATAGCGCGCCTGGACGGTTTCGTGGCATTTTGCGCCCGTGCCTGTCGGGGGATTGCTTCGGCAATCAAATCAAATTGCTTTGATCTTCAGCGATGGCGGGCTACTATGCCCGCCATGCGCTTTTTTGCTATGACCTGTGCGGCGCTGCCGCTGTCTCTTTCCCTGCTCGCTCCCATGTCCCCTGCCGCAGCTGCGGAGAAGGAAGTCATCGTCGAGCAGCCGGACGCGAACCTCTCACCAAAGCAGCATCTGGATCAGCTCTACGCACAGCTGAAGCGCGAGCGCGACCCTGACAAGGCGAGTGGTATCGCCGACGAAATCCGCACCCAGTGGAACGACTCGGGCAGCGCGACCGTCAACCTCTTGATGCAATGGGCCGATAAGGCGATCCAGGAGAAACGCACCGCTGCCGCCCTCGATTTCCTCGACCAGGCGATCGCCCTCAAGCCGGATTACGCCGAAAGCTGGAATCGCCGGGCGACGCTCAACTACGCCAATGACAGCTATCGCAAGTCGATGTCCGACATCGAGCATGTGCTCGACCTCGAACCACGCCACTTCGGCGCACTCTCCGGCATGGCCGCCATTCTCACCGAATCGGGCAACGACCAGCTGGCCCTGAAAGCCTGGGAACGTTTCCTGGAGGTCTATCCGGCCAATCGAAGCGCCCAGGAGCAGATGAATACACTCTCCGAAAAGCTGGCCGGCAGCCGCA harbors:
- the ykgO gene encoding type B 50S ribosomal protein L36, with product MKIKNSLKSLKARHRDNRLVRRKGRIYIINKLNPRFKARQG
- a CDS encoding YdcH family protein, whose product is MADQEQAEIRLMVARLRQEHEDYDAAINAMIATGCDALRIQRMKKKKLVIKDKLTKLEDQIIPDIIA
- a CDS encoding 5-(carboxyamino)imidazole ribonucleotide synthase, with the protein product MTVRTIGIIGGGQLGRMLAMAAARLNFRTVVLEPHADCPAAQVANEQIAAAYDDPAALAELAKACDVVTYEFENVPVAAAEALASQVPVYPPPKALEAAQDRLVEKRFINGCGIPTAGFHAVDSQADLDAALTNFGGRGVLKTRRLGYDGKGQRVFRSTDDTPHGAFAALGGVPLILESFVSFEREISIIAARATDGTVACYDPAENVHRDGILHTSTVPASISAETAAAACGAAEKILTALGYVGVIGIEFFVLADGSLIANEMAPRVHNSGHWTEAACLVSQFEQHIRAVAGLPLGNADRHLDCVMQNLIGDDILALPDWLRRPDTLVHLYGKTESRPGRKMGHVTTLTTKLPVFP
- a CDS encoding sulfite exporter TauE/SafE family protein gives rise to the protein MPMELSFYCAAVPAVILVGLAKGGMGDALSLIGLPFLALVVSPIQAAAILLPILICMDMISLVIWRQHGDWTTLKIMLPGALFGIALGWATSTLVPGNVLRVVIGVVTVLFCLRYFWNTVGPGAGKHTPPRGQRPLLAKIWGSLSGYGSFVAHAGGAPFQIYALPLQMPPREYTGTSVRFFAILNAVKLVPYFALGQLDTQNLAASATLLPFAPLATIAGAWCVRRMKPAIFYPFMYAMALIAAALIAKEGLGF
- a CDS encoding ArsR/SmtB family transcription factor — encoded protein: MSNTDPFTAIADPHRRFLLEELRRAPKTVNELAEGLPISRPAVSQHLKALLDCNLVSVTAEGTRRIYAVNNRGFDRLNLWLDQFWA
- a CDS encoding YdcH family protein — its product is MTVQAHLESLQKKHVALEEELHSLMISPSRNDNEVAECKRRKLRIKDEIERLKSSFH
- the purE gene encoding 5-(carboxyamino)imidazole ribonucleotide mutase, with the protein product MTDRPSVAIIMGSQSDWETMKSAADTLEALEIPYDARIISAHRTPDRLVNFAKTARDEGFKVIIAGAGGAAHLPGMAAAMTPLPVFGVPVQSKALSGQDSLLSIVQMPGGIPVGTLAIGKAGAINAALLAAAVLALSDEDIAERLDDWRERQSAAVAEYPMDDL